A region from the Vicia villosa cultivar HV-30 ecotype Madison, WI linkage group LG3, Vvil1.0, whole genome shotgun sequence genome encodes:
- the LOC131662582 gene encoding probable xyloglucan 6-xylosyltransferase 3: MGQENHLTQKRTTSVGGLPTSTTTTPTSSRNRALPRGRQIQKTFNNIKITILCGFVTILVLRGTIGVNLGTTQNDAVNQHVIEETNRILAEIRSDSDPADRNQTETFMSLNETYALGPKIRNWDTERRSWLGKNPEYPNFVRGKPRIMLLTGSPPKPCDNPIGDHYLLKSIKNKIDYCRLHGIEIVYNMAHLDMELAGYWAKLPMIRRLMLSHPEVEWIWWMDSDAFFTDMVFELPMSKYNDYNMILHGYPDLLFEQNSWIAVNTGSFLFRNCQWSLDLLDAWAPMGPKGPIREEAGKILTANLKGRPAFEADDQSALIYLLLSKKDKWMEKVFLENSFYLHGYWAGLVDRYEEMMEKYHPGLGDERWPFVTHFVGCKPCGSYGDYPVERCLSSMERAYNFADNQVLKLYGFRHRGLLSPKIKRIRNETVTPLDFVDQFDIRRQPAGKVESRN; the protein is encoded by the exons ATGGGGCAAGAAAATCACTTAACTCAAAAGAGAACAACCAGCGTCGGAGGCTTACCAACCTCCACAACAACAACCCCAACCTCCTCACGTAACCGAGCTCTTCCACGTGGCCGTCAGATCCAGAAAACATTCAACAACATCAAGATCACAATTCTATGCGGATTTGTTACAATTCTCGTCCTACGTGGCACCATCGGTGTTAATCTCGGGACGACGCAAAACGACGCTGTGAATCAGCATGTTATCGAGGAAACGAACCGGATCCTCGCGGAGATCCGATCTGATTCCGATCCGGCCGATCGGAATCAAACCGAGACTTTTATGAGTTTGAATGAGACTTATGCGCTGGGTCCTAAGATCCGGAATTGGGATACAGAGAGGAGAAGTTGGCTTGGGAAGAATCCTGAGTACCCTAATTTTGTTAGAGGGAAACCGAGGATCATGCTTCTTACGGGTTCGCCGCCGAAACCGTGTGATAATCCTATTGgggatcattatcttttgaaatctATTAAGAATAAGATCGATTATTGCAG ATTGCATGGCATTGAAATTGTGTACAACATGGCTCACTTGGACATGGAGCTTGCAGGTTACTGGGCCAAATTGCCCATGATTCGGAGGCTCATGTTATCACACCCTGAGGTGGAGTGGATTTGGTGGATGGACAGTGATGCTTTCTTCACGGACATGGTGTTTGAGCTTCCCATGAGTAAATATAATGATTATAATATGATTCTTCATGGGTATCCTGATTTGTTGTTCGAGCAGAATTCTTGGATTGCGGTGAACACAGGAAGCTTTTTGTTTCGCAATTGTCAATGGTCCTTGGATTTGCTCGATGCTTGGGCCCCCATGGGCCCAAAAGGACCAATTCGGGAGGAAGCTGGAAAGATTTTGACAGCAAATCTCAAAGGAAGGCCTGCATTTGAGGCTGATGATCAATCGGCATTGATATATTTATTGTTGTCAAAGAAGGACAAATGGATGGAGAAGGTATTTCTTGAGAATTCTTTTTATTTGCATGGTTATTGGGCTGGATTGGTGGATCGGTATGAAGAGATGATGGAGAAGTATCATCCAGGGTTAGGGGATGAGAGGTGGCCTTTTGTAACACATTTTGTGGGGTGTAAGCCTTGTGGAAGTTATGGAGATTATCCAGTGGAGAGATGCCTTAGTAGCATGGAGAGGGCTTACAATTTTGCCGATAATCAAGTGCTTAAGCTCTATGGGTTTAGGCACCGTGGATTGTTAAGTCCTAAAATCAAGCGGATCAGGAATGAGACGGTTACTCCTTTGGATTTTGTAGACCAGTTTGACATACGAAGGCAACCTGCAGGCAAGGTGGAATCAAGAAATTAG